The sequence TGCCGGCGGACGATTGTGCCACAGGAACCCCAACAGCGCCCCGACGAGCACCAGCAGAAAACCGGCGACGAACAGGTGCGGCTGGTGCGTTTGCGGATCGGGAACCATCAGCATCACCGCGGCCAGCATCGCGGCGGCGATCGTGCCGACGCCCGCCGAAAGCCCGTCCATGTTGTCGAGCATGTTGAACGAATTCACCAGCCCGACGATCCAAATCAAACTGATGCCGCCGGCGATCCAAGGCCAACTGCCGAAGATGGCCAGCTTCCAGCCGCGGCCGAAGACCACCGCCGCCGCGACCGCCACTTGCACTACCAGTCGCAGCCGCCAGTCCAATCCGCGCCGATCGTCGGCCAAGCCAAGCAGCATCAATACCGTCGCCAGTCCGAGCAGCAACCAAAGGTCCGACGCCTGCGCCCAAAGGCCGGGCAAGTGCGGACGAATGAAATCCACGAGCGACCCATCGACCAGACCAGCGGAACTGGATTCCGCGCGGTTGTGCCAGATCCAGAGCGCGAGTTGTCCCATCGCGAACGGCAGGACGACGCCAAGCCAGATTGCCAACCCGCCACCGAGCGGAGTCGGTTCGGCGTGAATTTTCCGCGCCGCCGGTTTATCGACCAGCCCCCAAGCGGCGGCTCGGCGGCGAATGACGTGCGCCGCCAGGCAGCTCACCAACAAGCTGGGCAACACAGTCCCGCCGATCAGAATCGCCAACTGAAGTCGGCTC is a genomic window of Pirellulales bacterium containing:
- a CDS encoding MraY family glycosyltransferase; the encoded protein is MSRLQLAILIGGTVLPSLLVSCLAAHVIRRRAAAWGLVDKPAARKIHAEPTPLGGGLAIWLGVVLPFAMGQLALWIWHNRAESSSAGLVDGSLVDFIRPHLPGLWAQASDLWLLLGLATVLMLLGLADDRRGLDWRLRLVVQVAVAAAVVFGRGWKLAIFGSWPWIAGGISLIWIVGLVNSFNMLDNMDGLSAGVGTIAAAMLAAVMLMVPDPQTHQPHLFVAGFLLVLVGALLGFLWHNRPPARIFMGDAGSYFLGFSLATIAMVATYAGGDLPRHAILAPICVLAVPLYDLCTVIWIRLRQGRSPFEADKNHFSHRLVELGLSKTQAVLTIYLLTATCGLGALLLHEVDLTGAVLIVLLIGCVLLLIGILETAARRRGERNDATRKR